A stretch of Chitinophaga caeni DNA encodes these proteins:
- a CDS encoding tetratricopeptide repeat protein, producing the protein MKQFITRIFISQRVTCWAIAVSGASVLVPSMTHAQQTKIYTDEDKTFKDAQLLYKEGKYAVALQMFRQVIDEVGYFKETNRSLVNADAHYYYAVCALKLGQPNAEQVALDYVKMFNNTPREQLLSYELGKYYFHKNQFKEAIPYYENASIDNLSNDEIADAKFELAYCYFNVKDFKKAQPLFASIKEIQNKYYIPANYYYGFIAYYNKQYAEALRSFQRVEKEPKYATIVPYYIAEIYYFQKQHDKLLAYAQPYIDKGNLYYDAEMRKLVGQAYFEKGEYKKALPYLEEFNKNADQVSREDVYELSFSHYQNGNYLKAIDGFKQLSSEQDSLGQNSMYLLGDCYLKTNQKANARNAFAFCSRNSSNPVQQEISRFNYGKLSYELGYADIALAELTGFLKSYPGSKYNKEAREIIVGLFMNTNNYRDALATIEQIGEKSPTIQKAHQRVAYGRATELINDGNLAEANRLLDEALSYNFDPEIKSLAQFWKAEIALRQNKSEQAIPYLKSYLSSTFPPTSGEANAQNASYNLGYSLLKAEKYSEALPYFETAQQAKGPNASRIASDAALRSADCYYMVKDYGRASAIYDRIIANNDQGADYATYQKSVIAGLQGRNNEKLSLLKQLNSKFPNSPFNNDAEFDIGNTYLSNRQYNEAIPYFKNILDKQPNGANAPKALLKLGLAYYNAGNQRTAISYYKQVAEKFPNTSEANEAVESLRSIYLSEGKTDELTAFMKSIGRTLSTSAEDSLTYTAAENKFMQNDYTAAANAFNSYLQRYPDGQFALSANFYKAESYYNVKDYKNALSGYEYVLSQSASPFTERAALQAASLNYSQEKNYQKAYDYFLKLQEVATSKENSLAATRGLLRSSYQLEQWDNISQYAEMLLSSTNISTDDQIIGHFYLGKAQQQKSAYDEAIREYKTVIGLTKSEIGAEARYNVAYCYFLKNELSTAEKSAFDVIKNTPSYEFWIAKTYILLGDIFTKQKDYFNAKATFQSVAENCPIEALKNEAKEKLEKVTADEKANSKIK; encoded by the coding sequence ATGAAGCAATTCATAACACGCATTTTTATTTCCCAAAGGGTTACCTGTTGGGCTATTGCCGTTTCAGGGGCCAGTGTCTTGGTGCCTAGCATGACACATGCCCAGCAAACCAAGATTTATACTGACGAGGATAAGACTTTTAAAGATGCTCAATTACTATATAAAGAGGGCAAATATGCCGTGGCGCTACAAATGTTCAGGCAAGTAATCGATGAAGTCGGTTATTTCAAAGAAACGAACCGCTCGCTAGTTAATGCGGATGCGCATTACTATTACGCAGTTTGCGCTTTGAAGCTGGGCCAACCCAATGCTGAACAAGTAGCTTTGGATTATGTGAAAATGTTTAACAATACCCCGAGGGAACAACTTCTTAGTTACGAGCTTGGGAAATATTATTTTCATAAAAATCAATTTAAAGAAGCGATTCCCTATTACGAAAATGCGAGCATCGACAACCTTTCTAATGACGAGATCGCGGATGCCAAGTTCGAACTGGCGTACTGCTATTTCAACGTGAAAGATTTCAAGAAAGCCCAACCGCTTTTTGCATCTATCAAGGAAATTCAGAATAAATATTATATCCCGGCGAATTATTACTACGGTTTCATCGCTTATTACAATAAACAGTACGCGGAAGCATTAAGAAGCTTCCAAAGGGTTGAAAAAGAACCTAAATACGCGACGATCGTCCCTTACTATATCGCGGAGATCTATTATTTCCAAAAGCAACATGATAAATTGTTGGCCTACGCGCAACCGTATATCGACAAAGGCAACCTTTATTACGATGCCGAAATGAGGAAATTAGTTGGTCAAGCTTATTTTGAGAAAGGCGAATACAAGAAAGCATTACCTTACTTAGAAGAATTTAATAAAAATGCCGACCAGGTTAGCCGTGAAGATGTATATGAATTGTCATTCAGCCATTATCAAAACGGGAATTATCTCAAGGCGATCGACGGTTTTAAACAACTCAGCAGCGAACAGGATTCCTTGGGACAAAACTCTATGTACCTATTAGGCGATTGCTATTTGAAAACAAACCAAAAAGCAAATGCCCGGAATGCCTTTGCATTTTGTTCCCGCAATAGCAGCAACCCGGTGCAACAAGAAATATCCAGGTTCAACTATGGCAAATTATCTTACGAATTAGGTTATGCCGATATCGCATTGGCAGAACTAACAGGCTTCCTGAAATCTTATCCTGGTTCCAAGTACAATAAAGAAGCCCGCGAAATTATCGTGGGATTATTTATGAATACGAATAATTACCGCGATGCTTTGGCTACTATTGAACAGATCGGGGAAAAATCCCCTACCATTCAAAAAGCGCATCAAAGGGTTGCATATGGCAGGGCCACGGAATTGATAAACGACGGGAATCTTGCTGAAGCCAACCGTTTATTGGACGAAGCGCTCTCTTACAATTTCGATCCTGAAATAAAGAGCCTCGCGCAATTCTGGAAAGCTGAAATCGCTTTGCGTCAAAATAAAAGCGAACAAGCAATCCCTTATTTGAAATCATACCTTTCCAGCACATTCCCCCCTACTTCCGGGGAAGCAAATGCACAGAATGCCAGCTATAACCTCGGTTACAGCTTGTTGAAAGCGGAGAAATATTCTGAAGCGCTTCCTTATTTCGAAACGGCCCAGCAAGCAAAGGGACCGAATGCCTCTAGGATCGCCAGTGATGCTGCATTGAGAAGCGCCGATTGCTATTACATGGTAAAAGATTACGGCAGGGCCAGCGCTATTTATGATAGAATCATCGCTAACAATGATCAAGGGGCGGATTATGCCACCTATCAAAAAAGCGTGATCGCGGGATTACAAGGAAGGAATAACGAGAAATTGAGCTTGCTGAAACAATTGAACAGCAAATTCCCGAACTCTCCATTTAACAATGACGCTGAATTTGATATCGGTAACACTTACCTTTCTAACCGTCAATACAACGAAGCGATACCTTATTTCAAAAATATTCTCGACAAACAACCTAACGGCGCCAACGCCCCCAAGGCTTTGTTGAAGCTTGGGCTGGCATATTACAATGCGGGCAATCAAAGAACTGCCATCTCTTATTACAAGCAAGTGGCAGAAAAATTCCCCAATACCTCGGAAGCCAATGAAGCAGTAGAAAGCTTGAGATCCATTTATCTCAGCGAAGGAAAAACGGATGAGCTGACGGCGTTTATGAAATCTATCGGTAGAACTTTGAGTACTTCGGCAGAAGATTCATTGACCTATACTGCTGCAGAAAATAAATTCATGCAAAATGATTATACCGCTGCGGCCAATGCATTCAATAGCTACTTGCAACGTTATCCCGACGGGCAGTTCGCATTATCAGCCAATTTCTATAAAGCTGAATCTTACTATAATGTAAAAGATTATAAGAATGCTTTGAGCGGGTATGAATACGTATTGTCACAAAGCGCTAGTCCTTTCACGGAACGTGCAGCTTTACAGGCGGCATCATTAAATTATTCGCAGGAGAAAAATTATCAGAAAGCATATGATTATTTCCTAAAACTACAGGAAGTAGCTACTTCGAAAGAAAATAGCCTGGCTGCAACACGCGGGTTATTGAGATCCAGCTACCAGTTAGAGCAATGGGATAATATTTCGCAATACGCGGAGATGTTGCTTTCCAGTACGAATATCAGTACGGATGATCAGATCATCGGTCATTTCTATCTCGGTAAAGCACAACAACAAAAATCGGCTTACGATGAGGCAATCCGTGAATACAAAACCGTGATCGGCCTTACCAAATCAGAAATTGGCGCCGAAGCAAGGTACAATGTTGCTTATTGTTACTTCTTGAAAAATGAACTGTCTACCGCCGAAAAATCAGCCTTCGACGTGATCAAGAATACGCCTTCATACGAATTCTGGATCGCCAAAACATATATACTGTTGGGAGATATATTCACCAAGCAGAAAGATTATTTCAACGCGAAAGCTACTTTCCAAAGCGTGGCAGAAAATTGCCCGATCGAGGCATTAAAAAATGAAGCGAAAGAAAAACTGGAAAAAGTGACCGCGGATGAGAAAGCTAATTCAAAAATTAAGTAG
- a CDS encoding DoxX family protein, whose amino-acid sequence MRKLFSVRFTNGSVNFSLLVIRLVFGILLMTHGWMKIENFSQMSGSFPDPFHVTSKISLTLVIFAEVFCAGLAVIGLFTRLAAIPVIICMCVIVFMIHGNDAVAKQEPGMMYLASFFVLLLCGPGRFSLDSLIWK is encoded by the coding sequence ATGAGAAAACTATTTTCTGTGCGCTTTACCAATGGTTCCGTTAATTTTTCTTTACTTGTGATCCGCCTGGTTTTCGGTATCCTGCTGATGACCCATGGCTGGATGAAAATCGAGAATTTTAGCCAGATGTCGGGATCTTTCCCCGATCCATTTCACGTCACATCCAAAATTTCCTTGACCTTGGTCATTTTCGCTGAAGTATTTTGTGCCGGATTGGCCGTGATCGGACTTTTTACACGTTTAGCAGCAATCCCTGTAATTATTTGCATGTGCGTGATCGTTTTCATGATCCATGGCAATGATGCCGTTGCAAAACAAGAGCCAGGTATGATGTATTTGGCATCTTTCTTCGTATTATTGCTTTGCGGACCGGGCCGTTTCTCCTTGGATAGCCTGATCTGGAAATGA